From the Bos indicus x Bos taurus breed Angus x Brahman F1 hybrid chromosome 27, Bos_hybrid_MaternalHap_v2.0, whole genome shotgun sequence genome, one window contains:
- the RNF122 gene encoding RING finger protein 122 isoform X2: MHPFQWCNGCFCGLGLVSTNKSCSMPPISFQDLPLNIYMVIFGTGIFVFMLSLIFCCYFISKLRNQAQSERYGYKEVVLKGDAKKLQLYGTCAVCLEDFRGKDELGVLPCQHAFHRKCLVKWLEVRCVCPMCNKPIAGPSEASQSIGILLDELV; encoded by the exons GGTGTTTCTGTGGCCTGGGACTGGTGAGCACCAACAAGTCCTGCTCAATGCCCCCCATCAGTTTCCAAGACCTTCCCCTCAACATCTACATGGTCATCTTCGGCACGGGCATCTTCGTCTTCATGCTGAGCCTCATCTTCTGCTGCTATTTTATCAG CAAACTCCGGAACCAGGCACAGAGCGAACGATATGGATATAAAGAG gtggtgcttaaAGGAGATGCCAAGAAGTTGCAGTTATATGGG ACCTGTGCCGTCTGTCTGGAAGACTTCAGGGGCAAGGACGAGCTAGGTGTCCTCCCGTGCCAACACGCCTTTCACCGCAA GTGTCTGGTGAAGTGGCTGGAGGTGCGCTGTGTCTGCCCCATGTGTAACAAGCCCATCGCTGGCCCCTCCGAGGCCTCCCAGAGCATCGGGATCCTATTGGATGAGCTGGTGTGA
- the RNF122 gene encoding RING finger protein 122 isoform X1, producing MHPFQWCNGCFCGLGLVSTNKSCSMPPISFQDLPLNIYMVIFGTGIFVFMLSLIFCCYFISKLRNQAQSERYGYKEVVLKGDAKKLQLYGQTCAVCLEDFRGKDELGVLPCQHAFHRKCLVKWLEVRCVCPMCNKPIAGPSEASQSIGILLDELV from the exons GGTGTTTCTGTGGCCTGGGACTGGTGAGCACCAACAAGTCCTGCTCAATGCCCCCCATCAGTTTCCAAGACCTTCCCCTCAACATCTACATGGTCATCTTCGGCACGGGCATCTTCGTCTTCATGCTGAGCCTCATCTTCTGCTGCTATTTTATCAG CAAACTCCGGAACCAGGCACAGAGCGAACGATATGGATATAAAGAG gtggtgcttaaAGGAGATGCCAAGAAGTTGCAGTTATATGGG CAGACCTGTGCCGTCTGTCTGGAAGACTTCAGGGGCAAGGACGAGCTAGGTGTCCTCCCGTGCCAACACGCCTTTCACCGCAA GTGTCTGGTGAAGTGGCTGGAGGTGCGCTGTGTCTGCCCCATGTGTAACAAGCCCATCGCTGGCCCCTCCGAGGCCTCCCAGAGCATCGGGATCCTATTGGATGAGCTGGTGTGA